The DNA window GTGCACTTCGCAATCCATGGCCGCCAAAACCGCCCCCAGATAAAAAGGCGTGGCACAACGATGCGGGGTGCTGGGGCCACTGGTCATCACCATCACCACTGTTTGCTCTTCGGCGTCTAGAAAATCATCAGTGGCCATGGGCATAAAGCCTCAGTTAGCGATTACAGTGAATATTGTCTCGTTTGGCGCGTTGACAATAACCCTCATGAGCAAGCTTGCCGGTCACAAAGGCATCCAAAACGGCTTGCCCGCCACCTTCGGCTTCGACGCGCGCAATCCAAGTGCCGTAGGGATCCGAGTTCAGCAGATCCGGCTGCTCCATGACATGCTCATTGGCTTCAATGATGGTGCAATTGAAAAAATTGGGAATGGGGCCCGCCCACTTGCCGCTCTCAATCGTTGCCACTGGCTTGCCAGTCGGGCGCGCCGTACCAGGCCGCCGCACGCGAACATGAAGAATGTGACCGGCGATCGCCTGAGACAGGTCGGTCATACCAACACTGAGGCTGTCATCATCCTCTAGGCGCAACCAGATCTGGTACTCGTCGTCATAAAAGAGTTCAGGGCGAAACTCGCAACCATTGCACTCCATCACACCGCCTTCAGATAACGCCACGTTCCCGCAGGAAACCGATGGAATCGCTGACGTTTTCATGGATCCCCAGCTTCCGCGGTGACAAGCCCATGGCCAAGCCTAAGAGTTGGGTAAAATAAAGCACCTTCACCCCAGTTTTGATACCAAACTCAGTCTCGGCGCGCACTTGGTGCATTTCCAATCCAGAATGACAGGTCGGACATTCGGTGGCGATTACCTCAGCCCCGGAGTCTTCCGCCGCCTGCAGCAAGTTCAGCACCAACTGCGTCGAGGTATCAGAGTCACTCAAGGTGTGCGCTCCCCCACAGCAAGAAGTCTTTAATGGGAAGTCCACATTTACTGCGCCAGCCGCCTCCAATAAATCATCCATGAAATGCGGCTTATAACTCGATTCCGACCCTGGACCCTGGTCTTTTTCTGGAAAGATTTGCCGCGGCCGGGTGTACATGCAACCGTAGTAGTTGGCGATTTTGATGCCATTGAGGCTTTTGGTGAATTGTTGCTTCATCCCTTCTGGCCCCAACTCTTCCATCAACCACTCCAAGAGATGGAGCGTGCGGACATCGCCGTTATACACCGGATCATCGGATTTGCGCGCCAGATCCTGAACGGTTTGCATCACTTGCTCTGAAGTGGCGGTTTCGTATTCGGCTTTTTTGAGGTTGTGGTAACAACCATTACAGGGCGCCATGACGGTATCGATACCCATTTGTTCGGCTGCGATGGCTAAATTACGCGCGGAAAGATAGGTTTGCAGCATGGGGTGAACATTTTTCACCTCCATGGCGCCGCAGCAATTCCAGTCGCGCAGGTTTTCCATCTCCAAACCCAGCGCCTTCACCAACACGCGGGTGGACTTATCGTAGGGACCACCGGAGCCTTCCAACGCACATCCCGGATAGTAGGCAACCTTAGCCATGAGCGGCCTCCTTCTGTTCACGAACATACTGCTTCAACACATCGCCCGTCTTGCCCCATGAGCTGGTCTTGGGCTTCATCACCTGATTACGCGCCATACGCATACCGAGATGCACCGGCAGGTACTTCATCAGGCGCACGACAAAGACCTTCAACCATTCCTGGAACAGGGGCTGGCCAGTGCGCTTGTAAAAAGCCATCAGCACGTGTCCATCTTCAATACGGCCACGCTTGTAAATCAGATCGGTGAATTCTTCGTCGAAAATCGTCGATGGCGTTTTTTCGGTAATGCCTTCCTCTTCCATCCAGTGCGCCAAGGCCTTCATCACACCTTCAGGGCGCACATCCTTAGGACAAATGTTGGTGCACTTGTTACAGGACACGCACTGCCAAATAATGTCTTTGTCTTTGATCAGCTCTTCTTTCAATCCCAGTCGCACCGCATAAATCCAATAGCGCGGATTAAATTGCACATTTTGTGCGTACATGGTGCAGGAGTTGGTACAAGAACCACACTGCCAGCAGCGATGCACGTTCTCTGCGCCGGGGTATTGCTGCAGCATTTTCTCAAAACCGTCGTCATAGTCGGTAATCGTGCGCGGCGTGATCATGGTGTTCCAGTGACCGGAAACATCCACACCATCGACCACCAGCTGTTCCGACTCCAGTAAGCGCTCGGGTTCAATTAGTGACTTTTCATGAATCGCCATGTCGTTCTCCGCACTTCGTGCTTAACAATTCGGCTCAGTGCAAGGGCAAGGAGGGTGCATTGCGGGCAGGCCGCGTATTGCGCCGCTCATCAATACCCAGCAGCTTTACCACCATATCCATCGGGTCTTGTTGACCGCCAAATTCGCTTTTAAAGATACCCAGGCTGCCGGATATGGAATCCATATAGTCGGCATAACCCCGGGCGAGAATTAAATCAGTAATAAACGGCAGATCGCGGTAGAAGCCGCTGGCCTCCAGGTGCTCAACAAACCAGGCACGAACACCTTCAAGACCCTCCGGCGACACCTCTAACGGCAGCGATTGCACCGTGTCCGCACCCGCCACAAACTCACGCACCGCACCACTCATGGTCTGACTGTCCCAAACCCAGCGTGTCATCAACGGCAAGAGCTCCGGAAAGCGGAAATGCAGGATCTCTGCTGCCAAGTCCCAGGCCGCACCTTCCTGCTTGCGACCGCTGACCGGTAACTTGTCACAAAAATCACGCATGCGTTCCAAGATGCTTCCCTTGCTATAAACCAACTCTAGGATGGCATCGGCGAAATGCACCTGCTCCAGGCCTTTGAGTGGCTCGGCCAATTTTCGCCGCGCTGGAAACACGCATTCGAGCAATACCTGAGTCACCTCACCGGGAAGGCTATCGGGTCGGCGTTCCGGGAGCGCCGCCGCGAACACTTGATGTTTGTTGCGCAGCGCATCCACATAGCTTTCCACACCGCCCCGCTCGCGAACATCATCCAGCAGACTGGCCAACTTACTGGCAGCGATCTGCGGCTCTAGACGAAAATCGAGCGCGGCGGGTTGAATCTGCGCGAGCATCGGCTTCTTCAGCTGGCCTGACGCATCAATGCCACGAGGTCACCCACCGCGCGACTGGCCGCTGCCGCACCCTGAGAAATCGAGTCATCGATGGTCTCGGGGCCGTAAGCCGCACCACAGGAGTAAACACCGGGACGGCTGGTGCCGCAGGGATTGGTGTAATGCTCAGCGCGCTTAATGAATCCATGATGCTCCAACTCAATCCCGAACACTTGCGAGATTTCCGGGTTGTCCTGGTTGGGATCCATACCAATGGCATGCACCACGATATCAAAGGGAATAACGATGGGACGCTTGACCAGGGTGTCTTCACCCTTCACCAAGAGGCGTCCATCGGGTGCCGCCGTAACCTCGGCAATACGCGCTTTGACGAACTTGGTTTTGAATTCTTCCTGAGACTTCCAGTAGAACTTGTCCTCATACAAGCCGAAGGTGCGGATATCCATATAGTAGATAAACACCTCGGTCTTGGGTGACATCTCTTTAATCTCGATCGCCATATTGGCTGAGACTGTGCAGCAAATTTTCGAACACCATTCACGACCAATCTGGCGATCACGTGAGCCCACACACAAGAGAATGGCAACGCGTTCTGGGACTCGGCCATCAGACGGGCATTTCAACTCGCCACGGCCAATCATCTGTTCCATCTGGGTGGTGGTCAGCACATCTGGAAAAGTACCAAACCCCCACTCGGGCTTATTGACTGAATCAAAGTGGGTGAAGCCGGTGGCCAAAACCACCGCCCCGGCATTCACCGTTTCATTATTGGACAGCGTGGCCGTGAAGTTACCAGCCTCTCCGTCCAACTTGGTCACCTTCGCGCCTTTGTGAATGCTCACGTTGGCATCATCCTCGACCCGTTTGACCATGCGGCCGATGGCATCCTTGGCCCATTCGCCTGAAGGGACCAACTTGGCGTATCCCGACAGAATCGGTGCGCCACCCAGGGTGTCTTCCTTTTCCACCATCACGGCTTTGTAACCCGAGGCAGCGACCTGCGCTGCCGCGGAAAGACCGGACGGACCGGAGCCGACGATCAAAACGGTATCTTGGGACATTTCTTAGCCTCCGTATGCCAATTCTGGCTTGTAAAGGTACTCAATATTGCCGGCTTCCACTTCCTTCAAATAGGCTTGGAAGTTTTTCTTCGCCTGATCCCAGGAGATACCCATCTTCTCGACGAGATCTTCACAAGGTGAGGCATGCCATTGCAGCTGCACGATCTTTAATGGATCTGCGCCACAAGCCAAAGCGGCAAACTGAATTTCCGCCATGATAGGAACCTGATAGTTCTGCTCATGGGCTTTACCGATCCACTGATTCTTGTCCATGGTCGTGACACAACCGGTGTCGTTGGCCAGCATCACATCTGCATTGGCTTCTTCACGCACCACTCGAATTTTCCGATTCATGGTGAAGGAACGCGTGAATTCACGCTCAGAGATAATGTGGCGGAATCCAAAGCCACAGCAGTCATACCAGGTGGAATAGTCAATCACCTGTGCACCCAAAGCTTGGGCCATAGAGGTGATGATCGCGGTGCGGTTACCACCCAAAACTTCCGGATCATAAACCGCATCCTCGTGGATCATTTTGTAGTAATGACAAGCCACGTGAGCGGTCGCACGAATGTGTGACACGTCGATCTTCTGCAGATCGCTGGCAATGCGATTACGCATCACATGCACCCACTCGGAGTAGTGAATCACCTCTTCTGGGATCACTAACTTGCCATCAACCAAGCGGCCCAGCTTGCCGAGAATCTTAGTGACTTTTTCACGCAGCTCCGCCGACTCAATCAGATATTTGCGGATCTCTTTGTAGTTACCAAAAGAGGTGCCGCAATGCACTAACGGGTAGAAATGACCCAGTTCGTGGCCATGCTGCTTACCAGAGACATAGGCTTGGTGGAAGTTTCGTAGGAACACCGCCGCCAAGGACTCGACGTTGCCAATGCCCGAACCATGATAGTTCCAAGCCGTGCAAGAGGTCTGATCAGTCTCATCCAGATAATCCTTACCCGGCACGAAACCCAGTTCATTCATCACCCATAACAAAGAAGTAGGGTAGCCGGGAATATTGCCGCACTGACCGCAGGACTTGTGGTGCCAAAGCTGTTTAGTGGGAATCTTTTTGTCCCAGCCAAACAGAGTTTTAACGCCAATAGGTTCGTGCTGATCACCCACACGGTGGATGATGATCTCGCCTTCTTTTTCCAGTTCGTACATGTGCTCACGCACATCGTCCATACGATCACCCAGATCGATGGTGCGACGATCGACGTGTTTGCGCACCCAATCTGTGGCCTGAACCGCTTCCTCGCGGGACAGATCGGTGGACTGAAAAAAGGATCCGTGGCCGGCGATGCCTTGACCATCGGTATTGTGGAATCCGGGCTTCATGGCACCAGGGCCAGCGCCCTCTGCCGTTGCATTGTGACCGCCAGGGGTATGTTCATTCGATGACATGTTCGGGTACTCCTCTCGTTAAATTCAGGTCAAAAGAATAGTCGGGAATCAGTCTTCTTCCTGCTCCTCAAGCCACTCTTCGTATTCCTCCCGTTTTTCGTCGATGAAATCCTCAATAACGTCAAAGAGGTTTTCATCCATGAGTTCCAATGATTTCAGAACCCCCGTCATCTCCCAGATCGTGTACATCTCTACGGATGTCTTTAAAGAAACTTCCCAGGCGGTGTCCGTGGTCTGCATGGTCTGCATCGGAATCGCCTTACGCAGCAACTTCAAATCGCCTTCCACTTTCTGAATATTCGGACCCCAGTCCGGGAAGTGGTCAGGCTGAATCATATCGGGTGAAAGCTGGTTACCGGTGGTGATCAATTTGAGCATCACGCGTCCAAACGGACGCAGCACATCCTTGGCCGACTGCATTTCATGTTTGATCGCGACCTCGCGCATGATGGCGACAAGCCCGCCCGGAGAATTCTTGAAAGGACAGCGGGCGGCACAGGTCATGCACTGCGCACACGCCCAGATCTTTTCCTGCATGGCGTCATAAATTTGTTCGACGTTTTCGGTCCACAACAGCTGCACGATCTCGCGGGGACTGTAGTCATAGAATTGAGCGGACGGGCACGTGGCCGTACAGATCCCACAATTCAAACAGCCATTGAGCTCATGGTCGTAGCGAAAGTCACTACGAATATCGTCAAAAATTTCCTGCATTTCTGCGTAAGTTGCCATGAAACACCTCGTCAGAGTCCTCGTGAGGACAACTCGCTGGCCTTTCTCCCAGCGATTAAGTCAAGTATTACCGCTAACCGAGTGTAGACCATAAAAATCGGACCCGCGATAAACCCTAAATTGTTGCAGGTTGCTCTTAAATGAACAGACAGATGTCTGATTCACCAGCAAACTCAAAGAAAGTCGCCGCAGCGTCGCACTCGAACCCATCGATGAGTTCATCGGTGGGCGTAGCGAAGAAATTGACCCACATCCGTCCATTCATCATCAGAAGGTTAAAAACACTTGGGTTTGGTGACCCAGGGGCAAGCCCCGAAGCTTTAGCCTTTGCGGATGAGGAAGTAGAATTTCCCGCCTTCCTCGCGGTGCTCGAGCACTTCATTGCCCGTCTGCTTGGAGAAGGCTTCGAAGTCTTTTACCGCGCCTGGATCGGTCGCAATAATATGCAGCACTTGGCCACTGGACATGGTCGCTAAAGATTTCTTGGCACGCAGAATGGGTAGGGGACAGTTCAAACCCGATGCGTCCAACTCCTGATCAAATTCAGCCATCTCAACTCTCCTTTTCGCTCTTCTTGTCGCTAGGCCAAACAGCCGGCCGCAGCATTTTTGATCATTATCAAAGCTTGCCAGATCATCGCATGAACCACTACAACCATCGCAAGCTTTTTTGCTTCAAGCTTTTTTATACCAGAACCAAGTTTGCTTATGCTGCACCTGA is part of the Ectothiorhodosinus mongolicus genome and encodes:
- a CDS encoding glycine cleavage system protein H encodes the protein MECNGCEFRPELFYDDEYQIWLRLEDDDSLSVGMTDLSQAIAGHILHVRVRRPGTARPTGKPVATIESGKWAGPIPNFFNCTIIEANEHVMEQPDLLNSDPYGTWIARVEAEGGGQAVLDAFVTGKLAHEGYCQRAKRDNIHCNR
- a CDS encoding CoB--CoM heterodisulfide reductase iron-sulfur subunit B family protein — translated: MAKVAYYPGCALEGSGGPYDKSTRVLVKALGLEMENLRDWNCCGAMEVKNVHPMLQTYLSARNLAIAAEQMGIDTVMAPCNGCYHNLKKAEYETATSEQVMQTVQDLARKSDDPVYNGDVRTLHLLEWLMEELGPEGMKQQFTKSLNGIKIANYYGCMYTRPRQIFPEKDQGPGSESSYKPHFMDDLLEAAGAVNVDFPLKTSCCGGAHTLSDSDTSTQLVLNLLQAAEDSGAEVIATECPTCHSGLEMHQVRAETEFGIKTGVKVLYFTQLLGLAMGLSPRKLGIHENVSDSIGFLRERGVI
- a CDS encoding 4Fe-4S dicluster domain-containing protein: MAIHEKSLIEPERLLESEQLVVDGVDVSGHWNTMITPRTITDYDDGFEKMLQQYPGAENVHRCWQCGSCTNSCTMYAQNVQFNPRYWIYAVRLGLKEELIKDKDIIWQCVSCNKCTNICPKDVRPEGVMKALAHWMEEEGITEKTPSTIFDEEFTDLIYKRGRIEDGHVLMAFYKRTGQPLFQEWLKVFVVRLMKYLPVHLGMRMARNQVMKPKTSSWGKTGDVLKQYVREQKEAAHG
- a CDS encoding CoB--CoM heterodisulfide reductase iron-sulfur subunit A family protein; the protein is MSQDTVLIVGSGPSGLSAAAQVAASGYKAVMVEKEDTLGGAPILSGYAKLVPSGEWAKDAIGRMVKRVEDDANVSIHKGAKVTKLDGEAGNFTATLSNNETVNAGAVVLATGFTHFDSVNKPEWGFGTFPDVLTTTQMEQMIGRGELKCPSDGRVPERVAILLCVGSRDRQIGREWCSKICCTVSANMAIEIKEMSPKTEVFIYYMDIRTFGLYEDKFYWKSQEEFKTKFVKARIAEVTAAPDGRLLVKGEDTLVKRPIVIPFDIVVHAIGMDPNQDNPEISQVFGIELEHHGFIKRAEHYTNPCGTSRPGVYSCGAAYGPETIDDSISQGAAAASRAVGDLVALMRQAS
- a CDS encoding heterodisulfide reductase-related iron-sulfur binding cluster: MSSNEHTPGGHNATAEGAGPGAMKPGFHNTDGQGIAGHGSFFQSTDLSREEAVQATDWVRKHVDRRTIDLGDRMDDVREHMYELEKEGEIIIHRVGDQHEPIGVKTLFGWDKKIPTKQLWHHKSCGQCGNIPGYPTSLLWVMNELGFVPGKDYLDETDQTSCTAWNYHGSGIGNVESLAAVFLRNFHQAYVSGKQHGHELGHFYPLVHCGTSFGNYKEIRKYLIESAELREKVTKILGKLGRLVDGKLVIPEEVIHYSEWVHVMRNRIASDLQKIDVSHIRATAHVACHYYKMIHEDAVYDPEVLGGNRTAIITSMAQALGAQVIDYSTWYDCCGFGFRHIISEREFTRSFTMNRKIRVVREEANADVMLANDTGCVTTMDKNQWIGKAHEQNYQVPIMAEIQFAALACGADPLKIVQLQWHASPCEDLVEKMGISWDQAKKNFQAYLKEVEAGNIEYLYKPELAYGG
- a CDS encoding 4Fe-4S dicluster domain-containing protein, giving the protein MQEIFDDIRSDFRYDHELNGCLNCGICTATCPSAQFYDYSPREIVQLLWTENVEQIYDAMQEKIWACAQCMTCAARCPFKNSPGGLVAIMREVAIKHEMQSAKDVLRPFGRVMLKLITTGNQLSPDMIQPDHFPDWGPNIQKVEGDLKLLRKAIPMQTMQTTDTAWEVSLKTSVEMYTIWEMTGVLKSLELMDENLFDVIEDFIDEKREEYEEWLEEQEED
- a CDS encoding sulfurtransferase TusA family protein, with product MAEFDQELDASGLNCPLPILRAKKSLATMSSGQVLHIIATDPGAVKDFEAFSKQTGNEVLEHREEGGKFYFLIRKG